Proteins encoded together in one Ferroglobus placidus DSM 10642 window:
- a CDS encoding tRNA (cytidine(56)-2'-O)-methyltransferase, which yields MEVYVLRLGHRPERDKRISTHVALTARAFGARGIYFDKYDEKVFESVRDVVKRWGGDFFIEHANWKKLLKEFRGAKVHLTMYGIPLLEKIDELKKEEKILVIVGAEKVPSEVYELADYNISIGTQPHSEVAALAVFLDRLLDGKVFEIKFEDAEIEVVPSERGKIVRSKKFQK from the coding sequence GTGGAAGTATACGTTCTTCGTCTCGGTCACAGACCGGAGAGAGATAAAAGAATTTCCACTCATGTCGCTTTAACTGCAAGAGCCTTCGGAGCGAGGGGAATTTACTTCGATAAATACGACGAGAAGGTTTTTGAGAGTGTGAGGGACGTGGTAAAGAGGTGGGGAGGGGACTTTTTCATCGAGCACGCTAACTGGAAAAAACTGCTCAAGGAGTTTCGTGGAGCGAAAGTGCACTTGACGATGTACGGAATTCCTCTGCTTGAAAAAATTGACGAGCTGAAAAAAGAGGAAAAAATACTCGTTATCGTTGGGGCGGAAAAAGTTCCTTCCGAAGTTTACGAGCTGGCAGACTACAACATATCGATAGGCACTCAACCTCACAGCGAGGTTGCAGCTTTAGCAGTTTTCCTCGATAGGCTCCTCGACGGAAAAGTTTTCGAGATAAAGTTCGAGGATGCGGAAATAGAAGTTGTCCCCTCCGAGAGAGGAAAAATAGTTAGAAGCAAGAAATTTCAAAAGTGA
- the hypE gene encoding hydrogenase expression/formation protein HypE gives MIVRREDGAGGKYMSEFLKKYVFPKISSKAGEIALEDMEDSADFSENFVLTTDSYTVKPPLFRGGSIGSLAVCGTANDLAVVGAKPSYMSLSLIVQEGFEIEKLERIMEDISKAKDEVGVKVITGDTKVVEANIEIFINTTGVGERSEELEENLEAVRSYREYPFRWIRDKGAKEGEAVIVSGNVAEHGLTILLERESLNFEIDVSSDVYPVWKFVRKALKVGGITSMKDPTRGGLANALNEIAEKSGVGILVEEEKIPIREDVKFVCETLGIDPLSMANEGKVVMTVVKDLADEVLQVLKKFDENAEIIGYTTKEFSEVVMKTRIGTMKVVPPPVMDPVPRVC, from the coding sequence ATGATCGTCAGGAGGGAGGACGGAGCCGGTGGAAAATACATGTCAGAATTTTTGAAGAAGTACGTATTCCCAAAAATCTCGTCGAAAGCTGGAGAAATAGCCCTCGAAGACATGGAGGATTCCGCAGATTTTTCCGAAAACTTCGTTCTCACCACTGACAGCTACACCGTCAAGCCTCCGCTGTTTAGGGGAGGGAGCATCGGATCATTAGCTGTTTGCGGCACAGCCAACGATCTTGCTGTTGTCGGAGCTAAGCCGAGCTATATGAGTTTGAGTTTGATAGTCCAAGAAGGCTTTGAAATCGAGAAGCTTGAAAGAATAATGGAGGACATCTCAAAAGCGAAAGATGAAGTTGGCGTTAAGGTCATAACTGGAGATACTAAAGTAGTCGAAGCGAACATAGAGATTTTCATTAACACGACAGGAGTTGGTGAGAGGAGTGAAGAGTTGGAAGAAAACCTCGAAGCTGTGAGAAGTTATCGAGAGTATCCCTTCAGGTGGATTAGAGACAAGGGAGCTAAGGAAGGAGAGGCGGTAATCGTTAGCGGAAACGTAGCAGAGCACGGATTAACGATCCTTCTCGAAAGAGAAAGTCTAAACTTCGAAATCGACGTTTCCTCGGACGTTTATCCAGTCTGGAAGTTTGTAAGGAAAGCTTTGAAAGTCGGCGGAATAACTTCGATGAAAGATCCGACGAGAGGAGGACTGGCTAACGCTTTAAACGAGATAGCTGAGAAGAGCGGAGTAGGAATCCTCGTTGAAGAGGAAAAGATTCCGATAAGAGAGGACGTCAAATTCGTCTGCGAAACCCTCGGTATTGATCCCCTTTCGATGGCTAACGAAGGGAAAGTTGTTATGACTGTCGTAAAAGATTTGGCAGATGAAGTTCTTCAGGTTTTGAAAAAATTCGACGAAAATGCGGAAATAATCGGCTACACAACAAAAGAGTTTAGCGAAGTCGTTATGAAAACGAGGATAGGAACGATGAAAGTCGTTCCGCCTCCAGTGATGGATCCGGTTCCGAGAGTTTGCTAA
- the priS gene encoding DNA primase catalytic subunit PriS, with product MDTLTKEYLKAKFLEYYTKNDVDEPNALWEREWAFVEVEALPEFIMRRHIAFDSYVELKGFILNNVPLHVYYSSAYYEKPDAENMEAKGWKKADLIFDIDADHLPNGSLKEAKRQIKMLYDVLEEDFGCKDMEIVFSGSRGYHLHVHDEDFLELSSAERREIVDYLFLTDFKFSRKLPESKQSYRIAGIMAGEIEEALKKGKIRELFPKISEKREKMLLAAAEEVVEKVKNLNFDHFPKTLDKELARLFNKAAERVRIHVDPPVTADVKRLIRLPGSLHGKTGLKVCKISRDEIDEFKPTRDAVVFEDEEVKVRIKSNVKLRLKEEEFKLKKGKAKVPEYVAIYLICRGVAIYGW from the coding sequence GTGGACACGCTAACTAAAGAGTATTTGAAAGCGAAGTTTCTCGAATACTACACGAAAAACGATGTGGATGAGCCCAATGCACTTTGGGAAAGGGAATGGGCTTTTGTAGAAGTTGAAGCTCTCCCCGAGTTTATTATGAGGAGGCACATCGCTTTCGACAGCTACGTCGAGCTGAAAGGATTTATTTTGAATAACGTCCCTCTTCACGTTTATTACTCCTCAGCCTATTACGAGAAGCCGGATGCGGAAAACATGGAAGCTAAAGGATGGAAAAAGGCGGATTTGATTTTCGATATTGATGCTGACCACTTACCGAACGGCAGTTTGAAAGAGGCAAAAAGGCAGATAAAAATGCTTTACGACGTTCTCGAAGAAGATTTCGGGTGCAAAGATATGGAAATCGTTTTTTCTGGAAGCAGAGGGTATCACTTGCACGTTCACGACGAGGATTTTTTGGAGCTGTCTTCTGCGGAGAGGAGAGAAATCGTGGATTATCTTTTTTTGACGGACTTCAAATTTTCGAGGAAGCTGCCGGAATCAAAACAAAGTTACAGAATAGCGGGAATTATGGCAGGAGAAATCGAAGAAGCTTTAAAAAAAGGGAAGATTAGGGAACTTTTTCCGAAAATTTCTGAGAAGAGGGAAAAAATGCTTTTGGCAGCTGCCGAGGAGGTTGTCGAAAAGGTGAAAAATCTTAACTTCGATCACTTTCCGAAAACGCTTGATAAAGAGCTTGCAAGACTTTTCAATAAAGCAGCTGAAAGGGTGAGAATTCACGTCGATCCGCCGGTTACGGCTGACGTGAAAAGGCTGATAAGACTTCCCGGCTCTTTGCACGGAAAAACCGGATTGAAAGTCTGCAAGATCAGCAGAGATGAAATAGATGAATTCAAACCTACGAGGGATGCGGTGGTTTTCGAGGATGAGGAAGTTAAAGTGAGGATTAAGAGTAACGTGAAGCTCAGGTTAAAAGAGGAGGAGTTTAAGTTAAAAAAGGGTAAGGCGAAGGTTCCGGAATACGTTGCGATATACTTAATATGTAGGGGAGTGGCAATATACGGTTGGTAG
- the cobQ gene encoding cobyric acid synthase CobQ — protein sequence MVAGTSSSAGKSVIVAALCRILSKRGYSVAPFKAQNMSLNSYVTKNGKEIAIAQAYQALAAGIEPDERMNPILLKPKGNFRSQLVVLGEAVKDVSIKEYYGELEWLKKVVEDAYKSLKEEFDVVVVEGAGGFAEINLFEKDLANIFTARIAKPKIIIAADIERGGAFASLYGTYSLLPEDVRKLVVGFIINKMRGDKSLLNSGIAELERLTGTKCFGIIPHAGFNIFSEDSLSLEEWENDGVVGVLRLPRISNFTDFEKIREVVKIVNLKEDLNDLEALIIPGTKETIRDLKEVKKFGMDEKIRRFAKNKPVIGICGGFQILGKEIVDEGVEYGKAKVKGLGLIDAVTFFKEFKKRTVQVEKRVTRDVAILDKIKGEKVRGYEIHMGVTKAKNPVFEDDGGSSEDGLVWGTYLHGLFLNDNVRKALYDYLGIIFKEETDEFEKFVDIFEKSVDIERIIELI from the coding sequence ATGGTTGCCGGAACTTCGAGCAGCGCTGGGAAAAGCGTAATCGTCGCAGCTTTGTGCAGAATTTTGTCTAAAAGAGGGTACTCGGTCGCTCCCTTCAAAGCCCAGAACATGAGCCTGAATTCGTACGTTACGAAAAATGGAAAGGAGATCGCGATAGCTCAAGCTTATCAAGCTCTTGCTGCCGGAATAGAGCCAGATGAGAGGATGAATCCGATTTTGCTAAAACCTAAGGGAAATTTCAGATCGCAGCTGGTTGTGTTGGGAGAAGCTGTTAAGGATGTTTCGATAAAGGAGTATTACGGCGAACTCGAATGGCTGAAAAAAGTAGTTGAAGATGCCTATAAAAGCCTGAAAGAGGAGTTCGACGTCGTCGTTGTAGAAGGGGCTGGAGGTTTTGCAGAGATAAACCTCTTCGAGAAAGACCTCGCAAACATTTTCACCGCGAGAATTGCGAAGCCAAAAATTATTATTGCTGCTGACATAGAGAGAGGTGGTGCTTTTGCTTCATTATACGGAACCTACTCCCTCCTCCCGGAAGACGTAAGAAAGCTCGTGGTCGGCTTTATCATAAACAAGATGAGGGGGGACAAGTCTCTTTTAAATTCCGGAATTGCCGAGCTGGAGAGGCTTACAGGGACGAAATGCTTCGGAATAATTCCGCATGCTGGCTTCAACATCTTCTCCGAAGATTCGCTGAGCTTGGAGGAATGGGAAAACGACGGAGTTGTTGGAGTTTTAAGGCTTCCGAGAATTTCAAACTTCACCGACTTCGAGAAAATTAGAGAAGTCGTAAAAATCGTTAATTTAAAAGAGGATCTGAACGATTTGGAAGCGCTGATAATCCCCGGAACTAAGGAAACTATAAGGGATTTGAAGGAAGTTAAAAAGTTCGGAATGGACGAAAAGATTAGAAGGTTTGCAAAAAACAAACCCGTCATAGGGATTTGCGGAGGCTTTCAAATTCTCGGGAAGGAAATCGTGGATGAAGGGGTCGAATACGGAAAAGCGAAAGTTAAAGGACTCGGGTTAATTGATGCGGTAACCTTCTTCAAAGAATTCAAAAAGAGGACGGTGCAGGTGGAGAAGAGGGTGACGAGAGACGTTGCCATTCTCGATAAAATAAAGGGGGAGAAGGTTAGAGGATACGAGATACACATGGGCGTGACTAAAGCCAAGAATCCGGTTTTCGAGGACGACGGCGGATCGAGCGAAGACGGTTTGGTTTGGGGAACTTATCTGCACGGACTGTTTTTGAACGATAACGTTAGAAAAGCTCTCTACGACTACCTCGGGATAATATTTAAAGAAGAAACAGACGAGTTCGAAAAATTCGTGGATATTTTTGAAAAAAGCGTGGATATCGAAAGAATAATCGAGCTGATTTAG
- a CDS encoding 50S ribosomal protein L44e: MKYPKKVRTFCKYCNKHTIHEIEKVGKGKQSALKWINRQKKRRGKVGNLGKFSKVPGGDKPTKRVNIRWRCTECGKAHHRPTWRVKRFELVG; the protein is encoded by the coding sequence ATGAAGTACCCAAAGAAGGTTAGAACTTTCTGCAAATACTGCAACAAGCACACGATTCACGAAATAGAGAAGGTGGGTAAGGGTAAGCAGAGCGCTTTGAAATGGATTAACAGACAGAAGAAGAGGAGAGGAAAGGTAGGCAACCTCGGAAAGTTCAGCAAAGTTCCCGGAGGAGACAAGCCTACGAAGAGAGTCAACATTAGGTGGAGGTGCACCGAGTGCGGAAAAGCTCATCACCGCCCCACCTGGAGAGTGAAAAGGTTCGAACTGGTGGGGTGA
- a CDS encoding AbrB/MazE/SpoVT family DNA-binding domain-containing protein yields the protein MAVKLFNDEILNSYLMVRTRVVGKKGQVTIPKEIRDKLGLKEGEKVVFEIRGDEVIIKPEKKGKDYVDELSNIVKNKLEAPEPEKLKRLLYGEIEDRLH from the coding sequence GTGGCAGTTAAGCTTTTTAATGATGAGATCTTAAATTCCTACCTAATGGTAAGAACAAGAGTTGTAGGAAAGAAAGGTCAGGTAACGATTCCAAAGGAAATTCGAGATAAGCTCGGTTTAAAAGAGGGAGAAAAAGTCGTATTTGAAATCAGAGGTGATGAGGTTATTATCAAACCAGAGAAAAAGGGAAAAGATTACGTTGATGAACTCTCGAACATCGTGAAAAACAAGCTTGAAGCCCCAGAACCTGAAAAACTTAAGAGGTTACTTTATGGAGAAATTGAAGATCGCCTACATTGA
- a CDS encoding N-glycosylase/DNA lyase encodes MNSLILKINSLKREISPIVEKRIEEFLEVRRSDSKRWFSELCFCILTANSSAELGIKIQKELGEDGFLNMSLEELKEKLRSFGHRFYSKRAEYIVEARKYAEALKKIVTTLGEFSAREWLVKNVKGIGYKEASHFLRNVGYFNLAILDRHILSVLSEHGIIEKPKTLTRRRYLEIEERMRELAEKVDLSLGELDLYLWYMKTGKVLK; translated from the coding sequence ATAAACTCTTTAATTTTAAAAATCAATTCCTTAAAGAGGGAGATTTCTCCGATTGTCGAGAAAAGGATTGAGGAGTTCTTAGAAGTTCGAAGAAGCGATTCGAAAAGATGGTTTTCCGAACTTTGCTTCTGCATTCTCACAGCCAACAGCTCAGCGGAGCTTGGAATTAAAATTCAGAAAGAACTTGGAGAAGACGGCTTTCTAAACATGAGTTTGGAAGAGCTGAAAGAGAAGCTGAGAAGTTTCGGGCACAGATTTTACTCGAAAAGAGCAGAGTACATAGTAGAAGCGAGAAAGTATGCTGAAGCGTTAAAGAAAATCGTGACAACTCTTGGGGAGTTTTCGGCAAGGGAGTGGCTCGTGAAGAACGTGAAGGGGATCGGTTATAAGGAAGCGAGTCACTTTCTGAGGAACGTGGGGTATTTCAACTTAGCTATCCTCGACAGACACATCTTAAGCGTTTTGAGCGAGCACGGAATTATCGAAAAACCAAAGACTTTAACGAGGAGGAGGTATTTGGAAATAGAAGAGAGAATGAGAGAACTGGCTGAAAAAGTCGATCTGTCTCTCGGCGAACTCGACTTGTACTTGTGGTACATGAAAACCGGGAAAGTTTTGAAATGA
- a CDS encoding DUF2330 domain-containing protein, which yields MRALVILLFILITPVALADRGGIPLTPAFVEETEQNAIVAWNGEEEILILSTNLRASENTTILELLPLPSKPEIKEGDEKSFYELIKLAGMQRKTGLGFGESKGGVEIIFQERIGVHFITVVRINSSQEFAEWFEGFVTKRGYNAKFPESLESLVEDYVRRGYSYFAIDLISVGEDEKSVKPIVYRFKTDKLYYPLKVSSTFKSDTRANVFILAKGIVREEDLRKAGLWRIKISDMYVYLSKSELERIDKSIAEILDGAYLSVAVFYGSTERLKADLEIEELSSPTLLERVAKLVEGTTLSHLILSLKHIKGSGVDPVLLSILIFSTFSGFPAIFYVIYKITRNKFDRKVSILISTLSVAFVAFTKGFLSFLAFFALFFLGIVFVLYVSYRVITR from the coding sequence GTGAGAGCTTTAGTAATACTGCTGTTTATTCTGATAACCCCAGTAGCTCTTGCCGATAGAGGGGGAATTCCGCTCACTCCAGCTTTTGTGGAGGAGACTGAGCAAAACGCTATCGTTGCTTGGAACGGAGAAGAGGAGATTCTTATTCTCTCAACCAACTTGAGAGCATCGGAAAACACAACGATCCTTGAACTTCTCCCTCTCCCTTCGAAGCCCGAAATAAAGGAGGGTGACGAAAAATCCTTTTACGAACTTATTAAGCTTGCAGGAATGCAGAGAAAGACTGGATTGGGTTTCGGAGAAAGTAAAGGAGGTGTAGAAATTATTTTTCAGGAGAGAATTGGCGTGCATTTTATAACCGTGGTCAGAATAAACAGCTCTCAAGAATTTGCGGAGTGGTTTGAAGGGTTCGTGACTAAACGCGGCTACAACGCAAAATTTCCTGAAAGCTTGGAAAGTCTCGTAGAAGATTACGTGAGGAGAGGCTACAGCTATTTTGCGATCGATCTCATATCTGTTGGCGAAGATGAGAAGAGCGTAAAGCCGATTGTTTACAGGTTCAAGACCGACAAGCTCTACTATCCGCTAAAAGTATCTTCGACTTTCAAATCAGATACGAGAGCGAACGTCTTCATTCTCGCAAAAGGGATTGTAAGAGAGGAGGATTTGAGAAAAGCTGGGTTGTGGAGGATTAAAATCAGCGACATGTACGTTTACTTAAGCAAGTCCGAGCTTGAGAGAATCGATAAAAGTATTGCTGAAATTCTCGACGGAGCTTACTTGAGCGTTGCAGTATTTTACGGAAGCACGGAAAGGCTTAAAGCCGACCTCGAAATTGAGGAGCTTAGCTCTCCCACTCTGCTCGAAAGAGTTGCGAAGCTCGTTGAAGGAACGACCTTGTCCCACCTAATCCTTTCGCTTAAACACATAAAGGGTAGCGGAGTCGATCCTGTTTTACTTTCCATCCTGATCTTTTCGACGTTTTCCGGATTTCCCGCTATATTCTACGTAATTTACAAAATTACCAGAAATAAGTTTGACAGAAAAGTTTCAATTCTGATTTCAACGCTATCCGTCGCTTTTGTTGCCTTCACGAAAGGATTTCTATCTTTCCTCGCGTTCTTCGCTTTATTTTTCCTCGGAATAGTTTTCGTTCTTTACGTTTCTTACCGAGTGATAACAAGATGA
- a CDS encoding type II toxin-antitoxin system VapC family toxin: MEKLKIAYIDSNIFIYTILYSGDAAEKSRDFLRKAAEGEYKAYTSSLVWDEVVYAVRKVAGLKESIKAGEILLKLPFIEFLSVDYAVCEKAQKLVENYGILPRDAIHASLALKYCEGVIISNDSDFDIIKGLKRVF; encoded by the coding sequence ATGGAGAAATTGAAGATCGCCTACATTGATTCGAACATTTTTATTTATACAATTTTGTATTCAGGTGATGCAGCGGAAAAGTCGAGAGATTTTCTAAGAAAAGCAGCCGAAGGTGAGTACAAAGCATATACTTCGTCTCTCGTTTGGGATGAGGTCGTTTATGCTGTAAGGAAAGTTGCTGGACTGAAAGAGAGCATTAAAGCTGGTGAAATTTTGCTTAAGTTGCCCTTTATTGAGTTTCTTAGCGTTGATTATGCCGTATGCGAAAAAGCTCAGAAACTCGTGGAAAACTACGGTATTTTGCCACGGGATGCTATCCACGCTTCTTTAGCTTTAAAATACTGTGAAGGAGTCATCATAAGTAACGACTCCGATTTTGATATTATCAAAGGTTTGAAGAGAGTCTTTTGA
- a CDS encoding CoA transferase subunit A, whose translation MQIEILDRGEAEFHFIDPDDFREFVRDKKTRDWKDKLMEEKEAVKKFVKDGDYLAYDFSSLTRGPQSLIREIIRQRKKKLWICAKFTLLESALLAGGGCVEKIDVGFLGFGEYIARKVENGEVKVYDWSNGSITYRLLAGAMGIPFIPARDLLGTDTFKKSGALAIRDPFTNKPVALLPALNPDVALIHVQEADIYGNARVYGPTVATLETAMASKRVIISAERIVETIEFRKEPNMTIIPYYLVDAVVHAPFGAYPGGTQGYYEMDAEHYLKVSSIKTEEEMQKYLEEYVYSVDNHEEFLEKRVGMKKLKELVRKAEILEGFR comes from the coding sequence ATGCAAATAGAGATTTTGGACAGAGGAGAGGCTGAGTTTCACTTTATTGATCCAGACGATTTTCGGGAGTTCGTCAGGGACAAAAAGACGAGGGACTGGAAGGACAAGCTGATGGAGGAAAAAGAGGCGGTAAAGAAGTTCGTTAAAGACGGAGATTACTTGGCTTACGACTTCTCAAGCCTAACGAGAGGACCTCAAAGCCTGATAAGAGAGATAATCAGGCAGAGGAAGAAGAAACTCTGGATTTGTGCGAAGTTCACGTTGCTCGAAAGCGCTTTGCTTGCCGGAGGAGGTTGCGTCGAGAAGATAGATGTTGGTTTCCTCGGTTTTGGGGAGTACATAGCCAGAAAAGTCGAGAACGGAGAGGTGAAGGTTTACGACTGGAGCAACGGAAGCATAACCTACAGACTTTTAGCCGGAGCGATGGGCATTCCTTTCATCCCCGCAAGAGATTTGCTCGGAACTGACACCTTCAAAAAATCCGGGGCTTTGGCTATAAGAGATCCGTTCACAAACAAGCCAGTAGCTTTGCTTCCCGCCTTAAATCCAGATGTTGCCTTAATCCACGTGCAGGAAGCTGACATCTACGGCAACGCTCGAGTTTACGGGCCAACTGTCGCGACTCTCGAAACGGCGATGGCTTCGAAGAGGGTGATAATCTCCGCTGAGAGAATAGTGGAGACGATAGAGTTCAGAAAGGAGCCAAACATGACGATAATACCCTACTACTTGGTTGACGCCGTAGTCCACGCTCCCTTCGGAGCTTATCCGGGAGGAACGCAGGGCTACTACGAAATGGACGCTGAGCACTACTTAAAAGTTTCATCGATAAAAACTGAGGAGGAGATGCAGAAGTACTTGGAGGAGTACGTTTACAGCGTCGATAATCACGAAGAATTTTTGGAGAAGAGGGTTGGAATGAAGAAGTTAAAGGAGCTCGTTAGGAAAGCTGAAATTTTGGAGGGATTTAGATGA
- a CDS encoding CoA-transferase subunit beta: MKEFTDTEFMICQAARLLEDNKTVFVGWGMPQVVALLAERLYTPNITQIFEFGAVGPQSRLPFLRGTMGGPQNTYRSLQWCSMALAFSYAQAGYIDYGMLGAAQIDRYGNINSTMIGEDYERPKKRFPGSGGGNEVASYCWKTIIVMSHEKRRFVERCDFITSPGHIIDGKSREELGLPRNTGPWRVITSKAMFDFDEKTKELRLIGVLKGFTVEEVVEDMGFKPKVADEVVELDPPTEEELRVLREEIDPYGLIIKKGRVIKLD; the protein is encoded by the coding sequence ATGAAGGAGTTTACGGACACTGAGTTTATGATCTGTCAAGCGGCAAGGTTGCTTGAGGATAACAAAACAGTCTTCGTCGGCTGGGGAATGCCGCAAGTCGTGGCTTTGCTTGCTGAAAGGTTGTACACTCCGAACATAACCCAGATTTTCGAGTTCGGAGCTGTGGGACCTCAAAGCAGATTACCTTTCCTCAGAGGCACTATGGGAGGTCCGCAGAACACTTATCGGAGCTTGCAGTGGTGCAGCATGGCTTTAGCATTTAGCTACGCTCAGGCTGGTTACATAGACTACGGAATGCTCGGAGCAGCTCAGATAGACCGCTATGGAAACATAAATTCGACGATGATTGGAGAAGATTACGAAAGACCGAAAAAGAGGTTTCCGGGAAGCGGAGGAGGGAATGAGGTGGCAAGCTACTGCTGGAAGACGATAATAGTTATGAGCCACGAGAAGAGGAGATTCGTGGAGAGGTGCGACTTCATAACTTCTCCCGGACACATAATAGACGGAAAAAGCAGAGAAGAGCTCGGATTGCCAAGAAATACTGGACCTTGGAGGGTTATAACTTCCAAAGCCATGTTCGACTTCGACGAGAAAACGAAGGAGCTGAGGTTGATTGGAGTTCTTAAGGGATTTACGGTAGAAGAAGTCGTGGAAGATATGGGATTCAAGCCAAAAGTAGCTGATGAGGTCGTGGAGCTTGATCCTCCAACCGAGGAGGAGCTGAGAGTTTTGAGGGAAGAAATAGATCCGTACGGGTTGATAATCAAGAAAGGGAGAGTGATAAAGCTCGATTGA
- a CDS encoding 30S ribosomal protein S27e, producing the protein METRSKFLRVKCPDCENEQVIFDRPSTVVKCLICGRTLAEPTGGKGKIKAEVLEVLG; encoded by the coding sequence ATGGAGACGAGGAGTAAATTTTTAAGGGTGAAGTGTCCGGACTGCGAAAACGAGCAGGTGATTTTTGATCGCCCCTCTACGGTTGTCAAATGTCTGATTTGTGGAAGAACTTTAGCCGAGCCAACCGGAGGAAAGGGTAAAATAAAAGCCGAAGTTCTGGAGGTTCTCGGATAA